A single window of Anopheles moucheti chromosome 2, idAnoMoucSN_F20_07, whole genome shotgun sequence DNA harbors:
- the LOC128297864 gene encoding short-chain-enoyl-CoA hydratase-like, protein MAMNVLKSYRCGQVISRNKLKILSRGCTTVVDDLGKERMADSIVVEKENNITLIGINRPKVRNAIDSMTGMKLSAAIADFENDPKADVGVLHGIGGSFCSGYDLSELAGQHDDPLKTQSIVHNPEGVMGPTRRMIRKPLVCAITGYCVAGGLELALMCDLRVMEENAMLGFYNRRFGVPLIDGGTVRLPALIGLSRALDLILTGRTVSAKEALEIGLVNRVVAVGAGLGQAYNLAMSIAKYPQLCIRHDRDSAYYGTFSAQSLEEALEREASNVSVELLQEAKQGAEKFRQGIGRGGSFSGVKERKLADWEKAEMTHESKL, encoded by the exons ATGGCCATGAATGTGTTGAAAAGCTATCGTTGTGGGCAGGTCATAAGCAGGAACAAACTAAAAATTCTTTCCCGTGGGTGTACAACTGTGGTGGACGATCTAGGGAAAG AGCGAATGGCAGACTCTATCGTCGTcgagaaggaaaacaacattaCATTGATCGGTATCAACCGACCAAAGGTGCGCAATGCTATCGATTCGATGACGGGCATGAAGTTATCGGCCGCAATTGCTGACTTCGAGAATGATCCCAAGGCGGACGTTGGAGTGCTGCACGGAATTGGTGGTAGCTTTTGCTCTGGGTATGACCTGAGTGAGCTGGCAGGACAACACGACGACCCACTGAAGACACAATCCATTGTTCACAACCCGGAAGGAGTGATGGGTCCCACGAGACGAATGATACGGAAACCGCTTGTTTGTGCCATCACTGGGTACTGTGTGGCCGGAGGGCTGGAACTAGCGCTAATGTGTGATTTGCGCGTAATGGAGGAAAATGCCATGCTTGGATTCTATAATCGACGGTTCGGTGTACCACTGATTGATGGTGGAACGGTCCGGTTGCCAGCATTGATTGGCCTTTCGCGAGCATTAGATTTGATCCTTACTGGACGGACGGTATCCGCTAAGGAAGCGCTCGAAATCGGACTGGTCAATCGAGTTGTGGCCGTCGGAGCAGGACTCGGACAGGCTTACAACCTAGCGATGAGCATAGCAAAGTATCCACAGTTATGCATCCGTCATGATCGCGATTCAGCGTATTATGGTACCTTCTCAGCTCAATCGTTGGAGGAAGCACTAGAACGCGAGGCATCGAACGTTTCTGTCGAGTTGCTGCAGGAAGCGAAACAAGGGGCGGAAAAATTCCGGCAAGGGATCGGCCGTGGCGGAAGCTTCAGTGGAGTCAAGGAGCGTAAACTGGCAGATTGGGAAAAGGCAGAGATGACACATGAATCGAAACTATAA
- the LOC128310199 gene encoding acyl-CoA Delta-9 desaturase-like encodes MAPNATVEATGVLNELDAETIDGGLAKDVTPLKRAEKRKIKLVWRNVIAFGYLHLAAVYGAFLMLTSARLYTIAFAFVLYVVSGLGITAGAHRLWAHRSYKAKLPLRIILAAFNTIAFQDCALHWARDHRVHHKYSETDADPHNATRGFFFSHIGWLLCRKHPEVIAKGKQLDIADLESDPVLRFQRKHYMILMPLACFVLPTIAPVYFWNETWTNAWFVATLFRWTFILNVTWLVNSAAHKWGDKPYDKSISPSENRTVASFAFGEGWHNYHHVFPWDYKTAELGNYRMNLTTAFIDFFAKIGWAYDLKTVSQEIVEKRVKRTGDGTHTTWGWGDKDQDQYEVKHATIINQKED; translated from the exons ATGGCCCCGAACGCAACTGTGGAGGCAACCGGCGTGCTGAACGAGCTTGACGCCGAAACGATCGACGGAGGTTTGGCGAAGGATGTGACCCCGCTGAAGCGTGCGGAAAAGCGCAAGATAAAGCTGGTTTGGAGGAATGTAATTGCATTTGGTTACCTTCATCTGGCCGCCGTTTACGGTGCCTTTCTTATGCTGACATCGGCCCGTCTCTACACTATCGCATTCG CATTTGTTCTGTATGTCGTATCTGGGCTGGGCATTACGGCAGGAGCGCACCGACTGTGGGCCCATCGATCGTACAAGGCGAAGCTACCCCTGCGCATCATACTGGCCGCGTTTAACACGATCGCGTTCCAGGACTGTGCGCTGCATTGGGCCCGTGATCATCGGGTGCACCACAAATACTCCGAAACCGATGCCGATCCGCATAACGCAACTCGTGGATTCTTCTTTTCGCACATCGGTTGGTTGCTGTGTCGCAAGCACCCGGAAGTCATCGCCAAGGGCAAACAATTGGACATTGCGGACTTGGAAAGCGATCCCGTGCTGCGCTTCCAACGCAA ACATTACATGATTCTGATGCCGCTGGCCTGCTTTGTTCTGCCCACGATTGCTCCGGTGTACTTCTGGAACGAAACCTGGACCAATGCGTGGTTCGTTGCCACGCTGTTCCGCTGGACATTCATTCTGAACGTGACCTGGCTGGTGAACAGTGCTGCCCATAAGTGGGGCGATAAGCCGTACGATAA GTCTATCTCGCCCTCGGAGAATCGCACAGTGGCTTCGTTCGCTTTTGGCGAAGGATGGCATAACTATCATCACGTGTTCCCGTGGGATTACAAGACGGCCGAGCTGGGCAACTACCGAATGAACCTGACGACGGCATTCATCGATTTCTTTGCCAAGATTGGTTGGGCGTACGATCTGAAGACGGTCTCGCAGGAAATAGTGGAGAAGCGCGTCAAGCGTACCGGTGACGGTACCCACACGACCTGGGGCTGGGGCGACAAGGATCAGGATCAGTACGAGGTGAAACATGCAACCATCATCAACCAGAAGGAGGATTAA